TGAGGTTGGCGGCGAAACGCATGCGGCGGCCTTTCTGGCTGAGCGCGCTCTTCGTCTTGATGTTCACCGCGCCGCCCATGCTGCTTGCGGAGTCCTCCGCCGTCGGCGCGGTCTTCAACTCGATGCTTTCGATGTTTTGCAGCGATTGTGTGCTCAAATTGAATGCGCGGCTGGCGGTGCCGACGCCCGATTCGTCGCTGCTGATGGACATGGACGCGACCGCGTTGCCGTCGAGGGTGACGTTGGCAAACTCAGGGTCCATGCCACGAATGCGCATCGAGCCGGCGTCCTCACCGTCGTAGTCGATGGTGATACCGGGCAGGTTTTTCATGAGTTCGCCCATGTTGCTGTCCACGATATTGCCGAAGGAGTCGGCGGCAAAAACCGCCTTCTGGCTGGCGGACATGCGCTGCTCCTGCGTGGCGAGCGCCGCGCCCTCGCGGTCGCCAGCCACCACGAACCTTTCGAGCTGGTAAACCTGCGTGGTGAGATTGAAATCGGCCGTCGCAGTCTGGCCGGCGACAACCGCCACGACTTGGCTGTTCCGGTCGAGATCGGTGTAACTGGCGGTGACACGCACTGTGCCGGCGGGCGCGTCAAAGAAGCGGTAATTGCCATCGCCATCAGTGAGCGTTTCGAGTCTGGTTCCCTCAATTGTGACGAGAGCGTTGGCGAGGTATTTTCCGGTGCCTTGGTTCATGACACGGCCCGAGATGGCTCCGGTGGCTGACTGCTGAGAAAAAACCAGGGGATTGAACGGCTGAAGGGCTGAAAGACAGAGCGCGAAGATGAGCATGGCGAGGGCGGAGCGCCGAGCTGCACGCGGCGGTTTTGGCAAAACCGCCCTACTCATCCGCCGCAGCAATACCAGCAGCGCCAGCGCGGGCAGATACCAGATGCCGGGCGCGCCGCCGCCACTGCCGCCACCGTTGCCCGAGGGCGTTGTCGGGCTGGCGCCAGTGACGGAGAGCAGCGCATCGCCGGTCTGGACGGCGCCCATGGGATTGCTGACAGTGACGTTGTAATTGGCCACGTCGGTGAGCTGAACCGAATCGATGACGAGCGCTGCAGTGGTTCCGCCAGTGATCAGCCTGCCGTCCCTATACCATTGATAGGCGGGCATCGGAGCGCCGATGGCGGCGACATTGAAGGTCGCGCTGGTGTTGACCGGAACGGACTGCGCCACCGGGGACACCAAGATGGAGGGGGCGGCTTGCAGAGCGCAGATCGTGTGGTTGCCGGTGTCGGGCACGTAAATGTCGCCCGTGGAATCGATGACAATGCCCGCCGGGGCATTCAGCGCGGTTCCGCCGCCGGGCATCGTGGTGACGGTGCCGTTGATGGTGTCGATTACCCGGATGGCATTGTTGCCGGTGTCCGCCACATAGATGGCGCCGGAGGCGGCATCCACGGCGAGCGCTTGCGGCATGTTGAAACGCGCGTCGGCATTGGCGCCGTTGTCCGTACCGGGCGCGTGAGCCAAGCCCGCGACGGTTTCAACGCCGCCTGTGGCGAGCGTGATGGAGCGAATGATGCTGTTGCCCGTGTCGGCGATGTAGAGGTGCGTGGCGTCCGCGTCGAGCGCGAGGCCCATCGGCATGTCGAAGGTCGCCGCGACGCCCGCGCCGTCGTCGGAGCCTGTCGCACCCGAGCCGGCAATGACGGTCATGTCTCCGGTGGTTGTGTTTATCTTGCGGATGCTGTTGTTGCCGGTGTCGGCGACGTAGAGGTTACCGTCGGAATCAATCGCGAGCCCGTGCGGGGCATTGAGCGCGGGAGCGCCCGTGGTGGCGAGCGCGGTCACGGTCGCAGTGGCGATGTCGATCTTCTCGATGGTGTTTGCGCCGGTGTTGGCAACATAGAGCGTCGTCCCCGCCGCGTCCACGACGATGGAGGCGGGCGCGTTGAAGCCCGTGGCAAACGTGGAGACGGTGCCGTCGAGGGCGATTTTACGAATGGAGTTGTTGCCGGTGTCAGCGATGTAGAGGTTGCCGTCCTTGTCCGTGATTCCCGCGCCGGGCGAGGTGAAGCGCGCGTCGGCGCCCGGGCCGTCAACATTGCCTGGCGTACCGCTTTCGCCCGCAAGGGAAACGACGGCGGAGGCCCCGCTTATGGCGAAGGAGACGGGCTTGTTGCCGACGCCGGTGACATTGATCGCTATAAGCGCGCCTTGCTGGACGCCGCTGTAGGCGGGCGTGCCGCTGATGACGCCGGTGACGGTGTCGATAAAAAGGCCCGGGGGCAGGCCGGTGGCGCCGTAGCTGGGAGTGTTGCCGACGGCGGTAGAATTGCCGCCGGGCACCATATTGGTGGCCTGAATCGTATAACTGAAGGGTTCGCCGACGGCGCCGGTGAGTTGCTCGGGGGCATCAATGACAACGGGCGACGGCGGGTTGACGGCAAACGGCGCGACGAGAGTGACAGCACCAGCGGCATTAGCGTAAGTGACCAGCAATGTGCCGGTGCCAATCATGTCGAACTGGGCATCGAGGATACCGGTAACGGTGTCCATTGAGAAACTGGTGTCGAAACCGGCGGGTGCGACACTGCCCGTATACGACAGCGGATCGTTTGTCGCGACAATCTGCCATTTGACCGGCTCGCCCTGAACAGCAACCCAAGGGCTACGATTCGACAACACTCGTATTTCGCTAAACCTCGGTGGGGGCAGTGACACGACCAGCTCCAGCGGCATCGTGCCGGTGCCGCCGATATTGGAAGCAGACAGGGTAACTGTGCCTGTGCCGACTGTCGTGGGTTTGCCCGAGATGACGCCGGTCTTGGTGTTGATCGACAAACCATCGGGCAAATCCGTGGCGTCAAAGCCGGTCGGGTTGTGGTTCGCGGTGATGGTGTAAGCGCCGCTTTGTTCCACCACCATGACCACACGCGTGCCGCTGGTAATGAGAGGAGCCGGGGGCGGCGTGGCATATACAATCAAGGCCAGCGTGGCGGTGGTCGTGCCGGAGGAATTGCTGGCGGACAATGCAACCGGATATGTGTCTGCAACGGAAACTGAGCCGCTGATGATGCCGGTGGCAGGATTGAAGGACAGGCCGGCCGGCAAACCATCGACGCTGAGAATGGTGGGGGTCGTAGGATCGATGGTGGCCGTGAGCGTGTAGGAGAATGGTTGCCCTGCCAGAGCGTCGGCAATGAGCGCGCTGGTAATGCGCGGACGTGCTATTGCGCCGCCAGTGATGGTAACCTGGATTTGACTGCCATTAACGATATCAAATGCAGCGGCAACAGCAGGATTTTCGGGATGCGACCATACGAGCGAGGGCGTGCCCGCGAAAGCGGCTTCCGAGCTGAAGATCGTGTAAACGCCATTCGTGACCGCACCGCCTTCCGCAACCACGGGGCTGACCTTGAGCGTGCTGCCAAAAGTGACGGTGCCGCCTTTCACGCGCGGGCCGGACAACTCGCCCGCCTCATCGGTGTCCAGAAGCAATGTCGCTCCATCCGCATAGGTGATGGCGGGAGTGATTTCCCCCGAACCGCCAAAACCCGCCGAGCCGGAGACGATGATCGGCTCGGTGCCGGTGTGCTTGCCGGTCATCCGCAAGCCGCCGGACTCAACAAAAGTGGTACCGGTGTAACTGAGGGAACCGGAAAGTGTGAGCAGCCCCGTGCCCTCCTTGATCAAGGTCGTTTTGCCCGCGCCATTGACAAAGCCGTTTGTGCCAAGGATGGCGCCGGCGAAGGTCGTGCTGAGATTTTTGCGCCCGATCCTGTAGGTGATGAGGCGGTTGCTCTGCCCGCTGCCAAGCGCGGCCTGAGCGCTGGTGCCGGACAGCGCGCCGATGACCAAGGTGTTGCCGGCAGCAGCCACCTGCGGTTGAATCTCGACCTGGTCCTGGATGGCGAGGTGAACATCCGCCCAGCCGTTCCAGTTGAACATATTGGGGGCCGAGCCGACAGTCGGCCTCGCGCCGCCCGAACCGGTGAAAATCATATCGCCGCTGAAACCGCTGAAATCATTGACGAAATTCGAGCGAGCGCTGGCATTGGACAACCCGCGATACCTGAGTTCCAGCGTGCCGGAACCTTTTATCGCGCCCTTGAAATCAAAGCGCCGGGGCAGGTTGAAGACGGCGTTGTTTCCGTCGGCGACGGTGAAGTCCGGGAAAATCTGCACCTGGCTGTCCGGATAGGTGAACGTCAGCGTGCCTCCGGCAAACACAACCGGGCCGATGGCCATCGTGTGCTGGCCCAGCGCCTGGTCGCTTTTGGGATAATCCAGCACAAGGTGTCCTTCCTCGATCGTGGTGGTGCCGTTCCATCCCTCGTTGAAACTCGAAAACCGCACGGTACCCTGGCCTTTCTTGAGCATCGTCGCCCCGCCCCAAAGCCCGAAGTGAGCGACAGGCAGCATGTTCAGCGTGCCGGTGGATATGGCAAAGGTCACGGACTCAGGGTTGACGGTTTCCGGAAGCCCGATGGTGCCGGTGCCGCCGATGGCAAGCGTCTCATTGGCATCGTTGAAAAGGACTTTGGCACCGTCCTGATATGTGGCAGGCGCGCCCGCACGAAGCCAGTTTTGATCGGTCGTGTTCCACGTGCCGCTGACAGCGCCGGTCCACACCAGCATGTCCGCGGGGACAGGATCGACGGCGATGATCTCAAGCACAGCCTCGTCGGAACCGTAAACATTGGTCGCCGAAATCAGCACGTCGCTGGCGCCTGCCGCAGCAGGAACGCCGGAAATAATCCCGGTCGCGGCGTCGCATGACAATCCGTCAGGCAGCGGGACCGCGCCATAGGACACCGGGCTGTTGTCCGACACGATTTGGTAGCTGAATGGCACGCCGACGGTGCCGGTCACGCGCAAGGAGCTGGTGATTACCGGCGAAAGGGTAGTGACCGTGATTTCCAGTGTCTTCGTGTCCGAGCCGACGGGATTCACGGCCGTCATGGTGACATTTGCCGTGCCGGCCGTGGTTGGCGTGCCGGAGAGCACATGCGTCGCATTGTTATAGGACAACCATGCGGGCAGGCCAGACGCGGTGATGCTCGTCGGCTCGCCGCTCGCGGTAATTGTATAGCTGAACAGCGCGCCATCCGCCGCCTGCGCCATGGTGGCGCTGGTGATGACCGGCAATTCATACGCGCTGATCGCAAGCGTCGCCGTGCCGGTGCCGGCGGCATTGCGAGCGCT
This genomic stretch from Termitidicoccus mucosus harbors:
- a CDS encoding TonB-dependent receptor, which encodes MNHPLSFPNVAAAVHALVTATVLTLLFSAGVQAQSSLVWTGVTDANWDTTTQNWVTVPGGAAAAFANGDTVLFDDTSTTGTVSIPSAVSPGGITVNKAGELAFAAGPMITGATTLLKQNSGTLGITGIPAFTGTASVEGGVVAINGNLSASSWVFNTPMQLSGGTVAFSNSLNATSVLRIDKPVTIPDGAHGVMNMTRTFQTRTTFLGAGTLTLNLVTHTVPRADFNSGNFTGFSGELRLIGSATARANTGFASASWINTSMVLDTAGLISDATANTTRTLDIGALSSVDNAGISSVQVAGATGNTVFSIGARNLDTTFHGTIIGPLAALTKVGSGMLTLTGVNTYTGTTTVAAGGLHVTGQLANTAQVTVAGGAALGGSGTITSAGVTYADDATLLVDASVSGTLHGLEVGGPVTLGSTLKVTPVVADGDGIISGVYTLLHATGGITGSPAITLEYSGSGVSAAFNQTADAITATITAGLPPAPVITSLLTASGTEGATFTYTITADNNPTSFNATALPDGLSVNTSSGVISGTLGYGTTGTSNITISAGNLGGTDSETLALVIEPPPAPVNVPTISGPLAITSTVGAPFNYQIGASDLPILEYGAAPLPAALSIDSASGLVSGTILGSGTTAVVLSARNAAGTGTATLAISAYELPVITSATMAQAADGALFSYTITASGEPTSITASGLPAWLSYNNATHVLSGTPTTAGTANVTMTAVNPVGSDTKTLEITVTTLSPVITSSLRVTGTVGVPFSYQIVSDNSPVSYGAVPLPDGLSCDAATGIISGVPAAAGASDVLISATNVYGSDEAVLEIIAVDPVPADMLVWTGAVSGTWNTTDQNWLRAGAPATYQDGAKVLFNDANETLAIGGTGTIGLPETVNPESVTFAISTGTLNMLPVAHFGLWGGATMLKKGQGTVRFSSFNEGWNGTTTIEEGHLVLDYPKSDQALGQHTMAIGPVVFAGGTLTFTYPDSQVQIFPDFTVADGNNAVFNLPRRFDFKGAIKGSGTLELRYRGLSNASARSNFVNDFSGFSGDMIFTGSGGARPTVGSAPNMFNWNGWADVHLAIQDQVEIQPQVAAAGNTLVIGALSGTSAQAALGSGQSNRLITYRIGRKNLSTTFAGAILGTNGFVNGAGKTTLIKEGTGLLTLSGSLSYTGTTFVESGGLRMTGKHTGTEPIIVSGSAGFGGSGEITPAITYADGATLLLDTDEAGELSGPRVKGGTVTFGSTLKVSPVVAEGGAVTNGVYTIFSSEAAFAGTPSLVWSHPENPAVAAAFDIVNGSQIQVTITGGAIARPRITSALIADALAGQPFSYTLTATIDPTTPTILSVDGLPAGLSFNPATGIISGSVSVADTYPVALSASNSSGTTTATLALIVYATPPPAPLITSGTRVVMVVEQSGAYTITANHNPTGFDATDLPDGLSINTKTGVISGKPTTVGTGTVTLSASNIGGTGTMPLELVVSLPPPRFSEIRVLSNRSPWVAVQGEPVKWQIVATNDPLSYTGSVAPAGFDTSFSMDTVTGILDAQFDMIGTGTLLVTYANAAGAVTLVAPFAVNPPSPVVIDAPEQLTGAVGEPFSYTIQATNMVPGGNSTAVGNTPSYGATGLPPGLFIDTVTGVISGTPAYSGVQQGALIAINVTGVGNKPVSFAISGASAVVSLAGESGTPGNVDGPGADARFTSPGAGITDKDGNLYIADTGNNSIRKIALDGTVSTFATGFNAPASIVVDAAGTTLYVANTGANTIEKIDIATATVTALATTGAPALNAPHGLAIDSDGNLYVADTGNNSIRKINTTTGDMTVIAGSGATGSDDGAGVAATFDMPMGLALDADATHLYIADTGNSIIRSITLATGGVETVAGLAHAPGTDNGANADARFNMPQALAVDAASGAIYVADTGNNAIRVIDTINGTVTTMPGGGTALNAPAGIVIDSTGDIYVPDTGNHTICALQAAPSILVSPVAQSVPVNTSATFNVAAIGAPMPAYQWYRDGRLITGGTTAALVIDSVQLTDVANYNVTVSNPMGAVQTGDALLSVTGASPTTPSGNGGGSGGGAPGIWYLPALALLVLLRRMSRAVLPKPPRAARRSALAMLIFALCLSALQPFNPLVFSQQSATGAISGRVMNQGTGKYLANALVTIEGTRLETLTDGDGNYRFFDAPAGTVRVTASYTDLDRNSQVVAVVAGQTATADFNLTTQVYQLERFVVAGDREGAALATQEQRMSASQKAVFAADSFGNIVDSNMGELMKNLPGITIDYDGEDAGSMRIRGMDPEFANVTLDGNAVASMSISSDESGVGTASRAFNLSTQSLQNIESIELKTAPTAEDSASSMGGAVNIKTKSALSQKGRRMRFAANLSLNTAELDFDKTPGGGRTPDYKIWPGFTFSWGEAFGTRQRFGFSFNTAFNRNYRFNNRYEIPRYTYDLADLEKTGYKVTPTTPGYVTELRYTESGKSEQTRMVSLNLEYQPWQNTVFFLNSSYNDVKGLGAYTRRMQVTAGQQTAEANLYNMISPEGARIGMNYGISTADNNTVSFNAGARHTFGKIKVNWGAHYSKAETDPDPGKNFSIEYSMSGVGLNALNIAGNATGEIVQTTHGGTGIMAPDDTGSYLNLENYNSLTLSQRFGYGTDEQRGANLDVTIPVVLGVPVEFKFGGRYGEMTREMHQYWRRRSLTGNSTLKNFGTAAEPAIYQFADPYFQNSWGFDVPIPNWVNPYYVYDYFNAHPGEFYDDSDDVKGHFYQQLQGEKTATEKTAAGYAQLTARLLRNLTMIAGVRYERTQAIGTGPIYEEPGSNDAVFGQNGKYDTISPYIPGTLDPNPYYNINREQKNLLLYSWQTFEKTYDNVFPNIQFKWEPLKNMNVRLARTESIGRPKFGNVIPKERWISSELRIERNNPDLKPQYATKYDFAVEYYFSKNGSLTFSLFYQQFKDIIQTETSFINVTWDEALADGVNYIYDPEYEEGTWIVQSPLNLGEGTNRGFEIVYNQRLGFLADWLKNFSVYGSFSYADPKTHYMRHTIPRPEKNVTQAMLDEYINSPMVREEIPMTGIQKKSATLQLRYNGKRFSGKIAAYWVDRFARDINLTYVEVKYQSAYTRFDLSLAYKINSRWKAMFDWRNVTEVGDERSIFDRTGGYFTSGMVMNVGLEANF